A DNA window from Ipomoea triloba cultivar NCNSP0323 chromosome 10, ASM357664v1 contains the following coding sequences:
- the LOC116032707 gene encoding BRAP2 RING ZnF UBP domain-containing protein 2, with product MSESTSTSSISIAGVSSDDRFRPVNTMASGDSSTSTSSITQAFHFSSGNPRIEETRGVMHLFRNDVASSSPELPAERKPLLCVLGVPNHMTYSDFCQFCGSFVQHMLEMRIVRNEGMEDRYSILIRFDEQKSADSFYKHFSGRRFSSLEEETCHVLFTGDVHYTGSIERLQTSAPSSTEQPSCPVCLERLDQDTSGILTTICNHSFHCSCISKWTDSSCPVCRYCQQQPEKSVCIVCQTSENLWMCVICGFVGCGRYKDEHAKRHWKETQHCYALELETRRVWDYSGDNYVHRLIQSKTDGKLVELNHHCVHSNEGYNCECGVDPEFSEALENNKVEAIVNEYNELLTAQLENQKMYFDSLLQEAEEENKRQASEAVQKALIQNPRMVKLRARFDKCTEEKKFQDDIYDNLLRNQKIWETKIVEIEERESKVLKLKDERIKQLEEELMSLMTCLEFEGTNTASQAPDKTGNSDSLIK from the exons ATGTCGGAATCCACCTCAACTAGTTCCATCTCAATCGCCGGTGTTTCTTCCGATGATCGATTTCGGCCGGTGAACACCATGGCCTCCGGCGACTCTTCCACATCTACTTCTAGCATCACTCAGGCTTTCCATTTTTCTTCTGGAAATCCTCGTATCGAAGAGACCAGGGGCGTGATGCATCTCTTCCGGAATGACGTCGCCTCATCGTCCCCCGAATTGCCT GCTGAAAGAAAACCTCTTCTCTGTGTGCTTGGGGTACCCAATCACATGACTTATTCAGATTTTTGTCAGTTTTGTGGTTCATTTGTGCAACATATGCTGGAAATGCGAATTGTCAG AAACGAAGGAATGGAAGATCGATATAGTATTTTGATCAGGTTTGATGAGCAAAAATCTGCAGACTCTTTCTACAAACATTTTAGTGGCAGACGTTTCTCATCTCTTGAG GAAGAAACTTGCCATGTGCTTTTCACGGGTGATGTGCATTACACTGGTTCTATTGAACGCTTGCAGACTTCTGCCCCAAGCTCTACAGAACAGCCTTCATGTCCAGTCTGTCTTG AGCGGCTTGACCAGGACACTAGTGGGATTCTGACTACAATTTGCAATCATTCTTTTCATTGTTCTTGTATTTCAAAATGGACAGATTCTTCTTGCCCG GTATGTCGATATTGCCAGCAGCAGCCTGAGAAATCGGTTTGTATTGTTTGTCAAACGTCAGAGAATCTCTGGATGTGTGTCATATGTGGTTTTGTTGGTTGTGGAAG ATATAAAGATGAACATGCTAAGAGGCACTGGAAAGAAACACAACATTGCTATGCGCTTGAATTGGAAACAAGACGTGTCTGGGACTATTCTGGAGACAACTATGTTCACAGATTAATTCAATCTAAAACTGATGGGAAGTTGGTTGAGTTGAACCATCACTGTGTACACTCTAATGAAGGTTATAATTGTGAATGTGGTGTTGATCCTGAATTTAGTGAAGCTCTTGAAAACAACAAAGTTGAAGCT ATTGTGAATGAGTATAATGAGCTCCTGACAGCACAACTTGAGAACCAGAAAATG TACTTTGACTCCTTGCTACAAGAGgctgaagaagaaaataaaaggcAAGCTTCTGAAGCTGTTCAGAAAGCTCTAATTCAGAATCCTAGGATGGTTAAGTTGCGTGCTCGGTTTGACAAATGCACTGAAGAGAAGAAATTTCAGGATGAT ATCTATGACAATCTTTTGAGAAACCAGAAAATATGGGAAACCAAGATTGTGGAAATTGAAGAAAG GGAAAGCAAGGTCTTGAAGCTGAAGGACGAGAGGATAAAGCAGTTGGAGGAAGAG CTTATGAGTCTAATGACATGCTTAGAGTTCGAAGGAACGAACACAGCATCACAAGCACCCGATAAAACTGGAAACAGCGACAGCTTAATCAAGTAG
- the LOC116031523 gene encoding uncharacterized protein LOC116031523, whose product MAATIRILRLRPNRRHENFVLFSSFSTSDHHHSNANYLDEIRKKVADSRRRFPPPPPPPTDGDQPPSSPSLRSKHISFQELYQRSFDAPKPPASSKERFDAIRNSLSKLKEKNPGVALGKTNDPLSLNKYTDSLRLRPGNLSPVEPPTVIGSDKLPTSILGKDIKGLKDGNIRPNVGQEFVRSYTYQELGERLRALSPEHKGKKNGFSLRELSDRLRKLRMIEEKESESRVGGVRKALMDVFRGIKFDDEKITRVQTVRNLDILGQLGENTDYLSHPPKENLVEKYFDPVNMSSAEKMKLELKKVRDQFKMSESDCGSARVQVAQLTTKIKHLSGVLHKKDKHSRKGLQAMVQKRKKLLKYLRRTDWDSYCLVLSSLGLRDNPDYKN is encoded by the exons ATGGCGGCAACCATCAGAATTCTTCGTCTCCGCCCTAACCGGCGGCACGAAAATTTTGTCCTGTTTTCTTCATTCTCCACTTCCGACCACCACCACTCTAATGCCAACTATTTGGATGAAATCCGGAAGAAGGTAGCCGATTCACGAAGACGATTCCCCCCTCCGCCGCCACCTCCTACAGATGGAGACCAGCCGCCTTCTTCTCCTTCACTTCGCTCTAAGCACATCTCATTTCAGGAGCTATACCAGCGGAGTTTCGATGCCCCAAAGCCGCCGGCCTCCAGTAAGGAACGCTTCGACGCCATTCGAAATAGTTTGAGCAAGCTCAAGGAGAAGAATCCGGGCGTTGCTCTAGGGAAAACGAATGATCCTTTGTCGCTTAATAAATATACGGATAGTTTAAGGTTGAGGCCGGGAAATCTGAGCCCCGTAGAACCGCCGACGGTGATTGGCAGCGACAAATTGCCGACCTCGATACTTGGAAAGGATATCAAGGGTTTGAAGGATGGGAATATCAGGCCAAATGTTGGACAGGAGTTTGTGCGCAGCTATACTTATCAGGAGCTGGGGGAAAGGTTGAGAGCATTGAGCCCTGAGCATAAGGGAAAGAAGAATGGGTTTTCGTTACGAGAGTTGAGTGATAGACTGCGTAAACTTAGGATGATTGAAGAGAAAGAGTCCGAGTCTAGGGTTGGCGGAGTTCGAAAAGCTTTGATGGATGTTTTTCGTGGCATTAAGTTTGATGATGAGAAGATCACGA GGGTTCAGACAGTTCGGAATCTTGATATTTTGGGCCAACTTGGAGAAAATACAGATTACTTATCACATCCTCCGAAGGAGAACTTAGTTGAGAAG TATTTCGATCCAGTTAACATGTCATCTGCAGAGAAAATGAAGCTGGAGCTTAAGAAAGTGAGAGATCAATTTAAAATGTCAGAGTCAGATTGTGGTTCTGCTCGTGTTCAGG TGGCTCAACTTACGACCAAAATCAAACACCTATCAGGTGTCCTGCATAAAAAG GATAAACATTCTCGAAAGGGTCTTCAAGCAATGGTCCAGAAGAGGAAGAAGTTGCTGAAGTATCTCCGAAGGACTGATTGGGATTCTTACTGCCTGGTGCTATCATCGCTTGGTCTTCGTGACAATCCAGATTATAAGAACTAA
- the LOC116033299 gene encoding F-box/LRR-repeat protein 4 has product MAEPCNDLLDECWDQIFTKLDRDCEFDSLSLVCKRFYALTNSLRRRLSVTDPIITGTLPRLLHRFPNLVSVNLSNFRGDATTIFSEIRHRCLLNLQELDISNQTRIPFDESMDSGSVFEKLKVLKCKNLHVLGNSHLKRIASCFPCLEELDISFPRTDVHLRSKDLEGNESVVTDDGIEALSLSLKKLRKINLSGNYYITDRSIAALSNCLNLQSLEISSCCFITANGIHLLLQNSAKMNSVSVYGITCPNSNLIAQGFSTYGRALQAIDLHCAIISDECLSSLAKACLPLNRFSLVCCNGITSNGLLSLLSAYPSLQYLALEAFDFLTDEIMEALSVYLRSVVTIKLTECSRLTISTIFALARNCDVLEELDMENTGLGRKGGSPDWHISSKLKCLNMGKNIRVSDKCLAEIAFVCRMLEKLDVSFCSGISKEGIASVLQICPEIRSLKIDHCLGIESIGEGPELPKLEVLSADRSGLNGSGLAAIGIRCSGLLKLGLEGCNGVTTKGVEEVAKKCKRLRKIKLGMCAHVDASVVERIVFSCPSLRRVTFPNSKLTEDLKRLFLQHGCVVQESH; this is encoded by the coding sequence ATGGCGGAGCCATGCAACGACTTGCTAGACGAGTGTTGGGATCAGATCTTCACAAAACTCGATCGCGACTGCGAATTCGATTCCCTCTCTTTGGTTTGCAAGCGTTTCTATGCGCTCACCAATTCTCTCCGCCGCCGATTATCCGTAACCGACCCGATCATCACTGGTACCCTCCCTAGACTCCTTCACCGTTTCCCTAATCTCGTTTCCGTTAATCTCAGCAATTTCCGTGGTGATGCCACTACAATTTTCTCTGAAATCCGGCATCGCTGCTTGCTAAATCTTCAAGAACTTGATATTTCTAATCAGACCCGAATCCCCTTTGATGAGTCGATGGATTCTGGATCGGTTTTTGAGAAGTTGAAGGTTTTAAAGTGCAAGAATCTGCATGTTTTAGGCAATTCACATTTGAAGAGAATTGCTAGTTGTTTCCCGTGTTTGGAAGAGTTAGATATCAGTTTTCCTAGAACTGACGTGCACTTAAGATCCAAGGATCTGGAGGGAAATGAATCCGTAGTTACAGATGATGGAATTGAGGCTTTGTCTTTGAGTTTGAAGAAATTGAGGAAAATTAATCTTTCTGGGAATTATTACATCACTGATAGGTCAATTGCAGCACTATCCAATTGTTTGAATCTTCAAAGTCTTGAAATTTCGAGTTGCTGTTTCATTACTGCAAATGGGATTCATCTTTTGTTGCAAAACAGTGCAAAGATGAACTCGGTTTCAGTTTATGGTATTACTTGTCCAAACAGTAATCTGATTGCTCAAGGTTTCAGCACTTATGGTCGAGCTTTGCAAGCTATTGATCTACATTGCGCAATTATTTCAGATGAGTGCCTGAGCTCTTTAGCAAAAGCTTGTCTTCCTTTAAATAGGTTCTCGCTTGTGTGTTGCAACGGTATCACATCAAATGGACTCTTGTCTCTTCTTTCTGCCTATCCATCGCTTCAGTACTTGGCGCTTGAGGCTTTTGATTTCCTGACTGATGAGATTATGGAGGCCTTGTCCGTGTATTTACGTAGTGTAGTGACAATCAAATTAACGGAGTGCAGTAGGTTAACAATCTCAACCATCTTTGCACTCGCGAGAAATTGTGATGTGCTGGAAGAGCTTGACATGGAGAACACTGGATTGGGAAGAAAGGGCGGCTCTCCGGATTGGCACATAAGCTCAAAACTCAAGTGTCTGAATATGGGAAAGAATATTAGAGTCAGTGATAAATGCCTTGCAGAAATTGCCTTTGTCTGCCGGATGTTAGAGAAACTCGATGTTTCCTTTTGCTCGGGTATATCTAAAGAGGGCATTGCTAGTGTTCTCCAGATCTGTCCCGAGATCAGAAGCTTAAAGATTGATCACTGTTTAGGGATCGAAAGTATTGGGGAGGGCCCAGAGTTGCCAAAACTCGAGGTGCTAAGTGCAGATAGGTCAGGGTTGAATGGCAGCGGCCTTGCAGCAATTGGGATCAGATGTTCAGGGCTCCTGAAATTGGGTCTCGAGGGGTGTAACGGAGTCACAACAAAAGGTGTCGAGGAAGTCGCGAAAAAGTGTAAAAGGTTACGCAAAATCAAGTTGGGGATGTGTGCCCATGTTGATGCCAGTGTCGTTGAACGGATTGTGTTCTCTTGCCCATCACTGAGGAGAGTAACTTTTCCCAACTCTAAGCTTACTGAAGATTTGAAAAGACTGTTCTTGCAGCATGGATGTGTAGTTCAAGAGAGCCATTAG
- the LOC116032066 gene encoding pentatricopeptide repeat-containing protein At2g13600-like, protein MQQSTEPIPCSSTHHYSTLLTKCIQTRDFTLGRLIHSRLIKTALTLNTFLANRLIHMYAKFGFIHSSHSLFNQLPIKNTHSWNIIISAFSQAGLFKNALQLLDQMPEPNLVTYNSIISSLSHRGHFRKSIGVFKLMQARCKSEVLMDGYTAVSLANVCACLGALKQLCQLHGVAIVIGLEFNAVLCNALIDAYGKCCLPQNSYSVFRRMHERDVVSWTSMLAAYARASRMEDACRIFHQMPLRNVVSWTALIGGFAQNGEGEKALCLFRQMQEEGIIPSAFTYVSVLTACADIALLDKGKQVHSHIIRHKCSSDNICVVNALVDMYCKCGDIASAMTLFERFPDKDTVTWNSLITGLAQNGHGEKSLSMFKTMIAANVQANHVTFLGALSACNHCGLESEGFKILNSMETDHGVHPGLDHYSIMIDLLGRKNSLTEAVELIERAADGSDHIGMWGAVLGACRVHGNMELARRAAEALFELEPENTARYVMLSNVYAAAGRWDDVREVRTRMDGRRLHKEAAYSWIEIKNVRYKFVAKDKFFCRTEEIQELLHKLGDHMKDAGYVPNIEQPFSPKDTDVSLDLYLL, encoded by the coding sequence ATGCAGCAATCAACTGAACCCATACCTTGTAGCTCCACTCACCACTACTCAACTCTTCTCACAAAATGCATCCAAACCAGAGATTTCACACTTGGAAGGCTCATCCACTCCCGCCTCATCAAGACTGCACTAACTCTCAACACCTTCCTCGCCAACCGCCTAATACACATGTACGCCAAATTCGGCTTCATACACTCATCACACAGCCTCTTCAATCAACTCCCAATCAAGAACACCCATTCCTGGAACATAATCATCTCTGCTTTTTCTCAAGCGGGTCTTTTCAAGAATGCCCTCCAACTGCTTGATCAAATGCCTGAACCAAACCTTGTGACCTATAACTCTATCATTTCCAGCTTAAGTCATCGCGGGCATTTCCGAAAATCCATAGGCGTGTTTAAACTAATGCAGGCTCGGTGTAAAAGTGAAGTCTTGATGGACGGGTACACAGCTGTTAGTTTGGCCAATGTGTGTGCTTGCTTGGGTGCATTGAAACAGTTGTGTCAGTTACACGGAGTTGCTATTGTGATTGGCTTGGAATTCAATGCTGTGCTTTGTAATGCCCTGATTGATGCCTATGGGAAGTGTTGCCTTCCTCAGAACTCGTATTCCGTTTTCAGGCGAATGCACGAGAGGGACGTCGTGTCCTGGACTTCAATGCTGGCGGCTTATGCACGAGCGTCCAGAATGGAGGATGCTTGTAGGATTTTCCATCAAATGCCACTGAGAAATGTGGTGTCTTGGACTGCACTAATTGGCGGTTTTGCACAGAACGGGGAGGGCGAgaaagctttgtgccttttcaGGCAAATGCAGGAAGAAGGTATCATCCCTAGTGCCTTTACTTATGTTTCAGTTCTGACTGCCTGTGCAGATATAGCTCTATTAGATAAAGGGAAACAAGTGCATAGTCACATTATTAGACATAAATGTTCGAGCGATAATATATGCGTAGTTAATGCTCTCGTGGACATGTATTGTAAATGTGGCGACATAGCCTCAGCAATGACATTGTTTGAGAGGTTCCCTGACAAGGATACAGTCACCTGGAACTCACTAATTACCGGGCTGGCTCAAAATGGCCATGGCGAGAAGTCGCTCTCCATGTTCAAAACGATGATTGCAGCAAATGTGCAGGCCAACCATGTCACTTTCCTAGGGGCTCTATCTGCTTGTAACCATTGTGGTTTAGAATCAGAAGGATTCAAGATTCTCAACTCAATGGAAACAGATCACGGTGTACATCCTGGTTTAGACCACTACTCGATTATGATCGATTTGCTTGGGCGAAAAAACAGTCTAACAGAGGCAGTAGAACTGATTGAGAGAGCAGCCGATGGTTCAGACCATATTGGTATGTGGGGTGCGGTTTTGGGTGCTTGTCGTGTTCATGGGAACATGGAACTCGCCAGACGAGCAGCAGAAGCTCTCTTCGAACTCGAGCCTGAGAACACTGCACGATACGTTATGCTATCCAACGTATACGCTGCAGCAGGAAGGTGGGATGATGTGCGCGAAGTGAGAACGCGTATGGATGGCAGAAGGCTGCACAAAGAAGCAGCTTATAGTTGGATTGAGATCAAGAATGTAAGGTATAAGTTTGTTGCCAAGGACAAGTTCTTTTGTAGGACAGAAGAAATTCAAGAATTGCTTCATAAACTGGGTGATCATATGAAGGATGCTGGTTATGTACCTAATATTGAACAGCCATTTTCCCCTAAAGATACTGATGTGAGTTTGGATTTGTACCTACTTTAG